From the Streptomyces syringium genome, one window contains:
- a CDS encoding IclR family transcriptional regulator, whose amino-acid sequence MTAETSQTLDRGLRVLKLLADTDHGLTVTELSIKLGVNRTVVYRLLATLEMHALVRRDIGGRARVGLGVLRLGRQVHPLVREAALPALRSLAEDIGATAHLTLVDGTEALAVAVVEPTWTDYHVAYRAGFRHPLDRGAAGRAILAARRGEVDSPGYMLTHGELEAGASGAAAPLLGVTGIEGSVGVVMLADSVPARVGPRVMEAAKEVADALR is encoded by the coding sequence GTGACCGCGGAGACCTCACAGACACTCGACCGGGGACTGCGCGTCCTCAAACTGCTCGCCGATACCGACCACGGCCTGACGGTCACCGAGCTGTCCATCAAGCTCGGCGTCAACCGCACGGTGGTCTACCGTCTGCTCGCCACGTTGGAGATGCACGCGCTGGTCCGCCGGGACATAGGCGGCCGGGCCAGAGTCGGGCTCGGTGTGCTGCGGCTCGGCCGCCAGGTGCACCCGCTCGTCCGGGAGGCGGCCCTGCCCGCCCTGCGCTCCCTGGCCGAGGACATAGGCGCCACCGCCCACCTCACGCTCGTCGACGGCACCGAGGCGCTCGCGGTCGCCGTCGTCGAACCGACGTGGACGGACTACCACGTGGCCTACCGCGCCGGGTTCCGGCATCCGCTGGACCGGGGCGCGGCCGGCCGGGCGATACTCGCCGCCCGCCGGGGCGAGGTCGACAGCCCCGGCTACATGCTCACCCACGGCGAACTGGAAGCCGGCGCGAGCGGGGCGGCCGCGCCGCTGCTCGGAGTGACCGGCATCGAGGGCAGCGTGGGCGTCGTCATGCTCGCCGACTCCGTACCCGCCCGGGTGGGCCCCCGGGTGATGGAAGCGGCGAAGGAGGTCGCGGACGCCTTGCGGTGA
- a CDS encoding ABC transporter permease yields MSFWEYVGNRHAQLLADTYQHASAVFQCMVVATLLGVAIGVATYRSEWAGNLAVTSTATILTIPSLALIGLLIPITGLGVAPTVTALTLYGLLPIVRNAIVGLRGVDASLVDAATGIGMSRPARLFRVELPLAWPPILTGIRVSTQMLMGIAAIAAYASGPGLGNEIFRGISSLGSANALNQVLAGTLGIIVLALLFDAAYVLIGRLTIPRGIRA; encoded by the coding sequence GTGAGCTTCTGGGAGTACGTCGGCAACCGTCACGCCCAGTTGCTGGCGGACACGTACCAGCACGCCAGCGCGGTGTTCCAGTGCATGGTCGTCGCCACCCTGCTCGGCGTGGCGATCGGCGTGGCCACCTACCGCAGCGAGTGGGCCGGCAATCTCGCCGTCACCTCGACCGCGACGATCCTGACCATCCCCTCCCTGGCGCTGATCGGTCTGCTCATCCCGATCACGGGCCTCGGGGTGGCTCCCACGGTCACGGCGCTGACGCTCTACGGGCTGCTGCCGATCGTCCGCAACGCGATCGTCGGTCTGCGCGGGGTGGACGCCTCGCTGGTGGACGCGGCGACCGGCATCGGCATGTCCCGGCCCGCCCGGCTGTTCCGGGTGGAGCTGCCGCTCGCCTGGCCGCCGATCCTCACCGGCATCCGGGTCTCCACGCAGATGCTGATGGGCATCGCCGCGATCGCCGCCTACGCCTCGGGGCCCGGCCTCGGCAATGAGATCTTCCGGGGCATCTCGTCGCTGGGCAGCGCCAACGCGCTCAACCAGGTGCTCGCCGGGACGCTCGGCATCATCGTCCTGGCGCTGCTCTTCGACGCCGCGTACGTCCTGATCGGCCGGCTGACCATCCCGAGGGGGATCCGTGCCTGA
- a CDS encoding Lrp/AsnC family transcriptional regulator — MAIDRLDGSLIELLAEEPRIGVLEASRRLGVARGTVQARLDRLQSQGVIRGFGPDVDPAALGYPVTAFATLEIKQGQGADVRTHLATVPEVLELHTTTGHGDMLCRLVARSNADLQRVIDRVVGFDGIVRASTAIVMENAVPLRIIPLVKQASED; from the coding sequence ATGGCGATCGATCGTTTGGACGGCAGCCTGATCGAGCTGCTCGCCGAGGAGCCGCGCATCGGCGTTCTGGAGGCCTCGCGCCGCCTGGGCGTGGCGCGCGGCACCGTGCAGGCGCGGCTGGACAGATTGCAGTCCCAGGGGGTGATCCGGGGGTTCGGCCCCGATGTGGACCCGGCGGCGCTCGGCTATCCGGTGACGGCCTTCGCGACGCTGGAGATCAAGCAGGGCCAGGGCGCGGACGTGCGGACCCATCTGGCGACCGTCCCCGAGGTGCTGGAGCTGCACACCACCACCGGGCACGGGGACATGCTCTGCCGTCTGGTCGCCCGCTCGAACGCCGACCTCCAGCGGGTGATCGACCGGGTTGTGGGTTTTGATGGCATTGTGCGGGCCTCCACAGCGATCGTCATGGAGAACGCGGTGCCGTTGCGGATCATCCCGCTGGTCAAGCAGGCGTCGGAGGACTGA
- the hppD gene encoding 4-hydroxyphenylpyruvate dioxygenase yields the protein MTQTTDHTPHTARQADPFPVKGMDAVVFAVGNAKQAAHYYSTAFGMRRVAYSGPENGSRETASYVLESGGARFVLTSVIKATTDHGRFLADHVAEHGDGVVDLAIEVPDARHAYAYALEHGATGLEEPHELTDEHGTVVVAAIATYGQTRHTLVERAGYTGPYLPGFVAAEPIVEPGPRRFQAIDHCVGNVELGKMDEWVAFYNNVMAFTNMKEFVGDDIATEYSALMSKVVADGTRKVKFPLNEPAIAKKKSQIDEYLEFYNGPGVQHIALATNDIVASVRAMRAAGVQFLDTPDSYYDTLGEWAGETRVPVETLRELKILVDRDEDGYLLQIFTKPVQDRPTVFFEMIERHGSMGFGKGNFKALFEAIEREQEKRGNL from the coding sequence ATGACTCAGACCACAGATCACACCCCTCACACCGCACGGCAGGCCGACCCGTTCCCGGTCAAGGGAATGGACGCGGTGGTCTTCGCAGTCGGCAACGCCAAGCAGGCCGCCCACTACTACTCCACCGCCTTCGGCATGCGCCGCGTCGCCTACTCCGGCCCGGAGAACGGCAGCCGCGAGACGGCGAGCTACGTGCTGGAGTCCGGCGGCGCCCGCTTCGTCCTCACCTCCGTCATCAAGGCCACCACCGACCACGGTCGTTTCCTCGCCGACCACGTCGCCGAGCACGGTGACGGCGTCGTCGACCTCGCCATCGAGGTCCCGGACGCCCGCCACGCCTACGCCTACGCCCTGGAGCACGGCGCCACCGGCCTGGAGGAGCCGCACGAGCTGACCGACGAGCACGGCACCGTCGTCGTCGCGGCCATCGCCACCTACGGCCAGACCCGCCACACCCTGGTCGAGCGCGCCGGCTACACCGGCCCCTACCTCCCCGGCTTCGTCGCCGCCGAGCCCATCGTGGAGCCCGGCCCGCGCCGCTTCCAGGCCATCGACCACTGTGTGGGCAACGTCGAACTCGGCAAGATGGACGAGTGGGTCGCCTTCTACAACAACGTCATGGCCTTCACCAACATGAAGGAGTTCGTGGGCGACGACATCGCCACCGAGTACTCCGCGCTCATGTCGAAGGTCGTCGCGGACGGCACCCGCAAGGTGAAGTTCCCGCTCAACGAGCCGGCCATCGCCAAGAAGAAGTCCCAGATCGACGAATACCTGGAGTTCTACAACGGACCCGGCGTCCAGCACATCGCCCTCGCCACCAACGACATCGTCGCGTCCGTACGGGCCATGCGCGCGGCCGGCGTGCAGTTCCTCGACACCCCCGACTCGTACTACGACACCCTCGGCGAGTGGGCCGGCGAGACCCGCGTCCCCGTCGAGACGCTGCGCGAGCTGAAGATCCTCGTCGACCGCGACGAGGACGGCTATCTGCTGCAGATCTTCACCAAGCCGGTCCAGGACCGCCCCACCGTCTTCTTCGAGATGATCGAGCGGCACGGCTCCATGGGCTTCGGCAAGGGCAACTTCAAGGCGCTGTTCGAGGCCATCGAGCGGGAGCAGGAGAAGCGG
- a CDS encoding ABC transporter ATP-binding protein — protein MQLENLTKRYPGSATPAVDCVNMEIKAGELVVFVGPSGCGKTTTMKMINRLIEPTSGRIRIDDEDVTDMDPVKLRRKIGYAIQSSGLFPHMTVAQNIALVPRMTGWSKARISARVEEMLDLVGLDAGEFQGRYPRQLSGGQQQRVGVARALAADPPVLLMDEPFGAVDPITRDHLQDELIRLQHELHKTIVFVTHDFDEAIKLGDRIAVLRERSHIAQFDTPEAILTNPADDFVSGFVGAGAALKRLNLTRVRDVPVVDFPTATIDDPLQSIFDKLRSGTTNELLLLDRHHRPYKWLRRGDLMRAKGSLARAGTLVHDTVTRDATLRDALEAVLTDNTGRVAVTGRRGVYEGVVDMETLMNSVQQLLEEDRLDAVEHQHELEERRAQQTRQEQEGTTGGQGERA, from the coding sequence ATCCAGCTGGAGAACCTCACCAAGCGCTATCCGGGCAGCGCCACCCCCGCCGTGGACTGCGTGAACATGGAGATCAAGGCGGGTGAGCTGGTGGTCTTCGTGGGCCCGTCCGGCTGCGGCAAGACCACCACGATGAAGATGATCAACCGGCTGATCGAGCCGACGTCGGGCCGGATCCGGATCGACGACGAGGACGTCACCGACATGGACCCGGTGAAGCTCCGCCGCAAGATCGGCTACGCGATCCAGTCCTCCGGGCTGTTCCCCCATATGACCGTCGCGCAGAACATCGCGCTCGTGCCGAGGATGACGGGCTGGTCGAAGGCGCGGATCAGCGCCCGGGTGGAGGAGATGCTGGACCTGGTGGGCCTGGACGCGGGCGAGTTCCAGGGCCGCTACCCCCGGCAGCTCTCCGGCGGCCAGCAGCAGCGCGTCGGGGTCGCCCGCGCGCTGGCCGCCGATCCGCCCGTCCTCCTGATGGACGAACCGTTCGGGGCGGTCGACCCGATCACCCGCGACCACCTCCAGGACGAGCTGATCCGGCTCCAGCACGAGCTGCACAAGACGATCGTCTTCGTCACCCACGACTTCGACGAGGCCATCAAGCTCGGCGACCGCATCGCGGTGCTGCGCGAACGCTCGCACATCGCCCAGTTCGACACCCCCGAGGCGATCCTCACCAACCCGGCCGACGACTTCGTCTCCGGCTTCGTCGGCGCCGGCGCGGCGCTCAAACGGCTCAACCTCACCCGCGTACGGGACGTACCGGTGGTGGACTTCCCGACCGCCACCATCGACGACCCGCTCCAGTCGATATTCGACAAGCTCCGCTCCGGCACGACCAACGAACTGCTGCTGCTGGACCGCCACCACCGCCCGTACAAATGGCTGCGGCGCGGCGACCTGATGCGCGCCAAGGGCTCCCTGGCCCGGGCGGGCACGCTCGTGCACGACACGGTCACCCGGGACGCGACGTTGCGCGACGCGTTGGAGGCGGTGCTGACGGACAACACCGGGCGGGTGGCGGTGACCGGGCGGCGCGGGGTGTACGAGGGCGTGGTGGACATGGAGACGCTCATGAACTCCGTCCAGCAACTGCTGGAGGAGGACCGGCTCGACGCCGTGGAGCACCAGCACGAACTGGAGGAGCGGCGCGCCCAGCAGACCCGGCAGGAGCAGGAGGGCACGACCGGCGGGCAGGGGGAACGGGCATGA
- a CDS encoding MFS transporter has product MTASDTPAVGADVPAISPPDTDHDHDHDSGGVLGRRYRALTLGIVSVVSLIAFEASAVNTAMPVAAEALDGIELYAFAFSAFFTASLFAMTLSGEWCDRTGPLVPLFTGIAAFGTGLVIAGSAGRMWMFVAGRGVQGIGAGLVIVALYVVVGRAYPERLRPAVMASFSAAWVVPVIVGPLVAGTVTEQLGWRWVFLAIPVLILLPLAVMLPALRALPAAAREAAPGRSRVALALAVAVGAGLLQYAGQDLKAWSLLPAAAGLALLVPCVLRLLPPGTFRAARGLPSVVLLRGIAQGSFLAAETFVPLMLVTERGLSATMAGLSLTGGGLSWALASFTQSRGRAEPHRERLMSLGMALLALAVALLPTVLIDGVPVWMVAVSWVIGGYGMGLTISGGAVLLLKLSRPGEEGANSASLQVSDALGSVALVGVAGVLFVSFGGGSVTAHEGVAAPAGAFVAVFVLGAVCACVGAGVGARLKPRG; this is encoded by the coding sequence ATGACCGCCTCCGATACCCCGGCCGTGGGTGCCGACGTCCCCGCCATATCCCCACCCGACACCGACCACGACCACGACCACGACAGCGGTGGCGTCCTCGGGCGGCGCTACCGGGCGCTCACCCTCGGCATCGTGTCCGTCGTCTCACTCATCGCCTTCGAGGCGAGCGCGGTCAACACCGCCATGCCCGTCGCGGCCGAGGCGCTCGACGGGATCGAGCTCTACGCCTTCGCCTTCTCCGCCTTCTTCACGGCGAGCCTCTTCGCGATGACCCTGTCGGGGGAGTGGTGCGACCGCACCGGGCCGCTGGTGCCCCTCTTCACCGGCATCGCCGCCTTCGGCACGGGCCTGGTGATCGCGGGCTCGGCCGGGCGGATGTGGATGTTCGTGGCCGGGCGCGGGGTGCAGGGCATCGGCGCCGGGCTGGTGATCGTCGCGCTGTACGTGGTGGTCGGCCGGGCCTACCCGGAGCGGCTGCGGCCGGCCGTCATGGCGTCGTTCTCGGCGGCCTGGGTCGTGCCGGTGATCGTGGGGCCCCTGGTCGCGGGCACGGTCACCGAGCAGCTCGGCTGGCGCTGGGTGTTCCTGGCCATCCCGGTGCTGATCCTGCTGCCCCTCGCCGTGATGCTCCCGGCGCTGCGCGCCCTCCCCGCCGCCGCCCGCGAAGCGGCCCCCGGCCGCAGCCGCGTCGCCCTCGCCCTCGCCGTGGCCGTCGGCGCGGGACTGCTTCAGTACGCGGGCCAGGACCTCAAGGCCTGGTCCCTGCTGCCCGCCGCGGCCGGGCTCGCCCTCCTCGTCCCGTGCGTCCTGCGCCTGCTGCCCCCGGGCACCTTCCGCGCCGCGCGCGGGCTGCCGTCGGTCGTGCTGCTGCGCGGCATCGCGCAGGGCTCCTTCCTCGCCGCCGAGACCTTCGTCCCGCTGATGCTGGTGACCGAACGCGGGCTGTCCGCGACGATGGCCGGGCTCTCGCTCACCGGCGGCGGGCTGAGCTGGGCGCTCGCCTCCTTCACCCAGAGCCGCGGCCGCGCCGAGCCGCACCGCGAGCGGCTGATGAGCCTCGGCATGGCGCTGCTGGCGCTGGCCGTCGCGCTGCTGCCGACCGTGCTGATCGACGGGGTGCCGGTGTGGATGGTCGCCGTCTCCTGGGTGATCGGGGGCTACGGGATGGGGCTCACGATCTCCGGTGGTGCGGTGCTGCTGCTCAAGCTGTCGCGGCCCGGGGAGGAAGGGGCGAACTCCGCCTCGCTCCAGGTGTCGGACGCGCTCGGCAGTGTCGCGCTGGTCGGGGTGGCGGGTGTGCTGTTCGTCTCGTTCGGGGGCGGGTCGGTGACGGCGCATGAGGGTGTGGCGGCGCCGGCTGGTGCGTTCGTGGCCGTGTTCGTGTTGGGGGCGGTGTGTGCGTGTGTGGGGGCGGGAGTGGGTGCGCGGCTGAAGCCGCGGGGGTAG
- a CDS encoding ABC transporter permease: protein MTRGDGPPPEGERHAGEHEVQGIAFRDLEESGGAGPRPHGPSGTGLDGPGRDGQSPPAPATAPPRRRITWQKLTFLPATLTLVLLATWLWFRGADLDSIARNSIDNGNVWLRLRQHIYLTVVSTFFVLIIAIPLGILLTRRRLRPAAPVVMGVANIGQATPAIGLLALLVIWLGIGTRAALIGIIAYAVLPVLANTVAGLKAIDPTLVEAARGIGMSPVGVLRRVELPLAVPLILAGVRTALVLNVGTATLAYFGGGGGLGDLIASGITNQRMSVLVLGSLLTVALALLVDWLASLAELLLRPRGLEGGR, encoded by the coding sequence GTGACGCGCGGGGACGGGCCGCCGCCGGAGGGCGAGCGGCACGCGGGCGAGCACGAGGTCCAGGGCATCGCCTTCCGCGACCTCGAGGAGAGCGGCGGCGCCGGACCGCGACCGCACGGGCCGTCGGGCACCGGCCTCGACGGCCCCGGCCGCGACGGGCAGTCCCCGCCCGCCCCGGCCACGGCTCCCCCACGCCGCCGCATCACGTGGCAGAAGCTGACCTTCCTGCCCGCCACTTTGACCCTGGTGCTGCTCGCCACCTGGCTCTGGTTCCGCGGCGCCGACCTCGACTCCATCGCCCGCAACTCCATCGACAACGGCAATGTGTGGCTGCGGCTGCGCCAGCACATCTATCTCACCGTCGTCTCCACCTTCTTCGTGCTGATCATCGCCATCCCGCTGGGCATCCTGCTGACCCGCCGCAGGCTGCGGCCCGCGGCGCCCGTGGTGATGGGCGTGGCCAACATCGGCCAGGCCACGCCCGCGATCGGCCTGCTGGCGCTGCTGGTGATCTGGCTGGGCATCGGCACCCGGGCCGCGCTGATCGGGATCATCGCGTACGCGGTGCTGCCCGTGCTCGCCAACACCGTCGCGGGTCTGAAGGCCATCGACCCGACGCTGGTGGAGGCCGCGCGCGGCATCGGCATGTCCCCGGTCGGGGTGCTGCGCAGGGTCGAACTGCCGCTGGCCGTGCCGCTGATCCTCGCGGGGGTGCGCACCGCGCTCGTCCTGAACGTGGGCACGGCGACCCTCGCGTACTTCGGCGGGGGCGGCGGGCTCGGCGATCTGATCGCCTCCGGCATCACCAATCAGCGGATGTCGGTGCTGGTGCTGGGGTCGTTGCTGACGGTGGCGCTGGCGCTGCTGGTGGACTGGCTGGCGTCCCTGGCGGAGCTCCTGCTGCGGCCGCGCGGACTGGAGGGCGGCAGGTGA
- a CDS encoding glycine betaine ABC transporter substrate-binding protein, producing MTAGRAARRGGAARTVWAAALAGALLGPFVLGGCGLTSGSPMVDDVAPGSVGQGLPLKGADLTVTSKNFSENIILGQIMGLAFKAAGASVLDRTNIQGSIGAREAVKTGGADGMYEYTGTAWITYLGHDRPITDPREQWRAVQKADARNGIVWLAPAALNNTYALALNRANEKKYGTKTLSDVAALSKSDPSAVSLCVESEFAARNDGLPGMAKTYGMNVPASRIQKMDGGIIYTQVSGGGSCTFGEVFTTDGRIKAMNLAVMQDDKHFFPNYNAAPEINGKAMRKYPAIRDVLDPITAKLTNDVARELNAKVDVDGEDPHEVAKDWLVKEGFIRKG from the coding sequence GTGACGGCGGGGCGGGCGGCGCGCAGGGGCGGCGCGGCGCGCACGGTCTGGGCGGCGGCCCTCGCGGGCGCGCTGCTGGGCCCCTTCGTGCTCGGCGGCTGCGGGCTGACGAGCGGCTCGCCGATGGTCGACGACGTGGCGCCCGGATCGGTCGGCCAGGGGCTGCCGCTCAAGGGCGCGGATCTGACCGTGACCTCGAAGAACTTCAGCGAGAACATCATCCTCGGCCAGATCATGGGCCTCGCCTTCAAGGCGGCGGGCGCGAGCGTCCTGGACCGCACCAACATCCAGGGGTCGATCGGTGCCCGCGAGGCGGTCAAGACCGGTGGCGCGGACGGGATGTACGAGTACACCGGCACCGCCTGGATCACCTACCTCGGCCACGACAGGCCGATCACGGACCCGAGGGAGCAGTGGCGGGCGGTGCAGAAGGCGGACGCACGCAACGGCATCGTCTGGCTCGCGCCCGCCGCGCTCAACAACACCTACGCGCTGGCGCTGAACCGGGCGAACGAGAAGAAGTACGGGACGAAGACGCTCTCCGACGTCGCCGCGCTGTCGAAGTCGGACCCGTCGGCCGTGTCGCTGTGCGTGGAGAGCGAGTTCGCGGCCCGCAACGACGGGCTGCCGGGCATGGCGAAGACCTACGGCATGAACGTCCCGGCCTCCCGCATCCAGAAGATGGACGGCGGCATCATCTACACCCAGGTCTCGGGCGGCGGCTCGTGCACGTTCGGCGAGGTGTTCACCACCGACGGCCGCATCAAGGCCATGAACCTCGCGGTGATGCAGGACGACAAGCACTTCTTCCCCAACTACAACGCCGCCCCGGAGATCAACGGCAAGGCGATGCGGAAGTACCCGGCGATCAGGGACGTGCTCGATCCGATCACGGCGAAGCTGACGAACGACGTGGCGCGGGAGCTGAACGCGAAGGTCGACGTGGACGGGGAGGACCCGCACGAGGTGGCCAAGGACTGGCTGGTCAAGGAGGGGTTCATCAGGAAGGGGTGA
- a CDS encoding YlbL family protein has protein sequence MPAVSLLARSRARTLAVCATLVVALLAVAAFVPLPFAIAQPGSTVNVLGSEDRKPVISISGAESRRTSGQLRMTTIVATGPQVKASLSDVLDSWFRSDRAVMPRDSVYPPGKSDEDAEKHNFAEMAKSQDNAARAALRYLKRSPKDVKVDLSLARIGGPSAGLFFALGIVDKLEGDGRGGDLTGGRTVAGTGTIEPDGTVGAVGGVALKTQAAKRDGATVFLVPKGECSDADGQVPSGLQLIPVSELKDAVASLRALAAGQKVPSC, from the coding sequence ATGCCAGCTGTGTCTCTCCTCGCTCGGTCGCGTGCCCGTACCCTCGCGGTCTGCGCGACGCTCGTCGTCGCCCTGCTCGCTGTCGCGGCGTTCGTGCCGTTGCCGTTCGCGATCGCGCAACCCGGCTCGACCGTGAACGTCCTCGGTTCCGAGGACCGCAAGCCCGTGATCAGCATCAGTGGTGCCGAGAGCCGTCGGACCAGCGGGCAGCTGCGCATGACCACCATCGTGGCCACCGGCCCGCAGGTGAAGGCGAGCCTGAGTGACGTCCTCGACAGCTGGTTCCGCTCCGACCGTGCCGTCATGCCGCGCGACTCCGTCTACCCGCCGGGCAAGTCGGACGAGGACGCCGAGAAGCACAACTTCGCCGAGATGGCGAAGTCGCAGGACAACGCCGCCCGGGCCGCGCTGCGCTATCTCAAGCGGTCCCCGAAGGACGTGAAGGTCGACCTCAGCCTCGCCCGCATCGGCGGGCCGAGCGCCGGGCTGTTCTTCGCGCTCGGCATCGTCGACAAGCTGGAGGGCGACGGGCGCGGCGGCGATCTCACCGGCGGCCGGACGGTCGCGGGCACCGGCACCATCGAGCCCGACGGCACGGTGGGTGCGGTCGGCGGTGTGGCGCTGAAGACGCAGGCCGCCAAGCGGGACGGGGCGACCGTCTTCCTCGTCCCGAAGGGCGAGTGCTCGGACGCCGACGGCCAGGTCCCGAGCGGACTGCAGCTGATCCCGGTGAGCGAGCTGAAGGACGCGGTGGCCTCGCTGCGTGCCCTGGCGGCCGGGCAGAAGGTCCCCAGCTGCTGA
- a CDS encoding DEAD/DEAH box helicase has product MTTTTANHHLSPAFPGRAPWGTANKLRAWQEGAMGKYVQEQPRDFLAVATPGAGKTTFALTLASWLLHHHVVQQVTVVAPTEHLKKQWAEAAARIGIKLDPEYSAGPLGREYHGVAVTYAGVGVRPMLHRNRCEQRKTLVILDEIHHAGDSRSWGEACLEAFEPATRRLCLTGTPFRSDTNPIPFVTYEEGNDGIRRSSADYTYGYGNALADGVVRPVIFLSYSGNMRWRTKAGDELEARLGEPMTKDAVSQAWRTALDPRGDWMPNVLRAADQRLTEVRKGIPDAGALVIAADQDSARAYAKLIREITGEAATVVLSDDTGASQRIDDFAASDARWMVAVRMVSEGVDVPRLAVGVYATTISTPLFFAQAVGRFVRSRRRGETASVFVPTIPTLLTFANEMEVERDHVLDKPKKDGEEDPYAEEDKLLAEAERQQDEDTGEDDQLSFEALESDAVFDRVLYDGAEFGMQAHAGSPEEQDYLGIPGLLEPDQVQMLLQKRQARQIAHSRKRPDAEADLLELPAERRPVVTHKEMLELRKQLNTLVGAYVHQSGKPHGVIHTELRRVCGGPPSAEATAGQLNERINKVREWATRMK; this is encoded by the coding sequence GTGACTACCACCACCGCCAATCACCACCTTTCGCCCGCCTTCCCCGGCAGGGCCCCTTGGGGTACCGCCAACAAGCTGCGCGCCTGGCAGGAGGGCGCGATGGGGAAGTACGTACAGGAACAGCCGCGCGACTTCCTCGCCGTCGCCACCCCGGGCGCGGGCAAGACGACCTTCGCCCTCACTCTCGCCTCCTGGCTGCTGCACCACCACGTCGTCCAGCAGGTGACCGTGGTCGCGCCCACCGAGCACCTGAAGAAGCAGTGGGCCGAGGCCGCCGCCCGGATAGGCATCAAGCTCGACCCGGAGTACAGCGCCGGCCCCCTCGGCCGCGAGTACCACGGCGTCGCCGTCACCTACGCCGGTGTCGGTGTGCGGCCCATGCTCCACCGCAACCGCTGCGAGCAGCGCAAGACGCTCGTCATCCTCGACGAGATCCACCACGCCGGCGACTCCCGGTCCTGGGGCGAGGCGTGCCTGGAGGCGTTCGAGCCGGCCACCCGCCGGCTGTGCCTGACCGGCACGCCCTTCCGCTCCGACACCAACCCCATCCCCTTCGTCACGTACGAGGAGGGCAACGACGGCATCCGCCGCTCGTCCGCCGACTACACCTACGGCTACGGCAACGCGCTCGCCGATGGTGTCGTGCGGCCGGTCATCTTCCTCTCGTACAGCGGCAACATGCGCTGGCGCACCAAGGCGGGCGACGAGCTGGAGGCCCGGCTCGGCGAGCCCATGACCAAGGACGCCGTCTCGCAGGCCTGGCGCACCGCCCTGGACCCGCGCGGCGACTGGATGCCGAACGTGCTGCGCGCCGCCGACCAGCGGCTGACCGAGGTCCGCAAGGGCATCCCGGACGCCGGTGCCCTCGTCATCGCCGCCGACCAGGACTCCGCCCGCGCCTACGCCAAGCTGATCCGGGAGATCACCGGCGAGGCGGCCACGGTGGTCCTCTCCGACGACACCGGCGCCTCCCAGCGCATCGACGACTTCGCGGCCTCCGACGCCCGCTGGATGGTCGCCGTCCGCATGGTGTCCGAGGGCGTGGACGTGCCCCGCCTGGCCGTCGGCGTCTACGCGACGACGATCTCCACGCCGCTGTTCTTCGCCCAGGCCGTCGGGCGCTTCGTGCGCTCCCGCCGCCGTGGCGAGACCGCGTCCGTCTTCGTGCCCACCATCCCCACCCTGCTGACCTTCGCCAACGAGATGGAGGTCGAGCGCGACCACGTCCTCGACAAGCCGAAGAAGGACGGCGAGGAGGACCCCTACGCCGAGGAGGACAAGCTCCTCGCCGAGGCCGAGCGCCAGCAGGACGAGGACACCGGCGAGGACGACCAGCTCTCCTTCGAGGCGCTGGAGTCCGACGCGGTCTTCGACCGGGTGCTCTACGACGGTGCCGAGTTCGGCATGCAGGCGCACGCGGGCAGCCCCGAGGAGCAGGACTACCTCGGCATCCCGGGCCTGCTGGAGCCGGACCAGGTGCAGATGCTGCTCCAGAAGCGGCAGGCCCGGCAGATCGCGCACAGCCGCAAGCGGCCCGACGCGGAGGCCGACCTGCTCGAACTCCCCGCCGAGCGGCGGCCGGTGGTCACCCACAAGGAGATGCTGGAGCTGCGCAAGCAGCTCAACACCCTGGTCGGGGCGTATGTGCACCAGAGCGGCAAGCCGCACGGGGTGATCCACACCGAGCTGCGCCGGGTGTGCGGCGGGCCGCCGAGCGCGGAGGCCACGGCGGGGCAGCTGAACGAGCGGATCAACAAGGTCCGCGAGTGGGCCACCCGCATGAAGTAG